The Lactobacillus sp. CBA3605 genome contains a region encoding:
- the prfB gene encoding peptide chain release factor 2 (programmed frameshift), translating into MELSEYKHLIEEMQSAVGDFRGSLDLDALNESIHENEARMAEPGFWDNQATAQTVIDENNVLKGKFDAYQQLADEVGDLAVAYELLNEEPDTEMQAEFETDFEKAQHDLQQYRLNLLLDGPYDRNNAILEIHPGAGGTESQDWGAMLLRMYTRWAGSHHFTVETVDYQAGEEAGIKSVTLLISGHNAYGYLRSEKGVHRLVRISPFDAAGRRHTSFASVDVMPELDDSVDIDIRTDDLKVDVYRASGAGGQHVNKTSSAVRITHLPTGIVVASQAQRSQLQNRQTAMNMLRAKLYERAEEERAKKRAAIQGEQLEIGWGSQIRSYVFHPYTMVKDHRTNYESHDGQGVMDGELDPFIDSYLRWKLAQKNPQ; encoded by the exons GTGGAGTTAAGTGAATATAAACATTTAATTGAAGAAATGCAGAGTGCTGTCGGTGACTTTAGGGGGTCGCTT GACTTAGATGCTTTGAATGAAAGCATCCATGAAAATGAAGCTCGTATGGCCGAACCGGGCTTTTGGGATAATCAGGCGACTGCGCAAACCGTTATTGATGAGAACAATGTCTTAAAAGGAAAGTTTGATGCTTATCAGCAGTTAGCTGATGAAGTCGGCGATTTAGCCGTGGCTTACGAATTACTGAATGAAGAACCGGATACTGAGATGCAAGCCGAATTCGAAACTGACTTCGAAAAAGCCCAACATGATTTGCAGCAATATCGGTTGAATCTGTTACTAGATGGGCCTTACGACCGAAATAATGCCATTTTGGAAATCCACCCAGGTGCTGGGGGGACTGAATCGCAAGACTGGGGTGCCATGTTGTTACGGATGTATACTCGGTGGGCCGGTAGTCATCATTTCACTGTTGAAACGGTTGATTATCAGGCTGGCGAAGAAGCTGGTATTAAGAGCGTAACGTTACTCATTAGTGGTCACAATGCTTATGGTTATTTGCGTTCTGAAAAAGGCGTCCATCGGTTAGTTAGAATTTCACCGTTCGATGCTGCTGGTCGCCGGCATACCTCGTTTGCCAGTGTCGATGTGATGCCAGAATTAGATGATAGTGTCGACATTGACATTCGTACGGATGATTTAAAAGTCGATGTTTATCGGGCGAGCGGTGCTGGTGGTCAACATGTCAATAAAACATCATCAGCTGTTCGGATTACCCACTTACCAACTGGAATTGTGGTTGCGAGTCAGGCCCAACGCTCACAGCTACAAAACCGACAGACGGCGATGAATATGTTACGAGCCAAGTTGTATGAACGAGCTGAAGAAGAACGGGCTAAAAAACGGGCTGCAATTCAAGGTGAGCAACTAGAAATCGGTTGGGGGTCACAAATTCGCTCCTATGTTTTCCATCCTTATACCATGGTCAAAGATCATCGGACGAATTATGAGTCGCATGATGGTCAAGGTGTGATGGACGGTGAGTTAGATCCGTTTATTGATTCCTATTTACGCTGGAAGCTAGCTCAAAAAAATCCACAGTAA
- a CDS encoding PDZ domain-containing protein yields MQVLKVLELFLVQPLVWVGLIRCYLSARRRVKYERQTFGSAIDARYFEERNFFKYGILLGLVATVISLALGLIVSPVWVLIYEGLAVISLLIVPFGLIPITVFGLSWLLYWGLNPKVTLMGHQLQRVGVTTMSLSNGVVLSGLVLVVILLASTAFLLTRHSTQVASPQVRPDQRGKRIVRYRWQQLLVLPVGVLIPGDWLHSTLSWWPVFQVGHQSFGLLLLPLLLGMSAQVYKQTPSVAWHRLATRYGSVALIGLVMVIGAKLVTLSPQWGVGLIGGVVVLVWLSLAQHRYHDRHQQFWFSDTDQGVRVIGLRRHTPADKLNLKVGDIILECNRQPVHTETQFYAALLKNPTYVHLKVRNGQQELIITETAIYNGAPHELGIVLFTDQED; encoded by the coding sequence ATGCAGGTATTAAAGGTTTTGGAATTATTCTTGGTACAACCGTTGGTCTGGGTCGGCTTGATTCGATGCTATTTGTCGGCCCGACGACGAGTTAAGTATGAGCGACAGACGTTCGGCAGTGCCATTGATGCTCGTTATTTTGAAGAGCGGAATTTCTTTAAATATGGCATCTTGTTGGGGTTGGTGGCGACTGTGATTAGTCTAGCTTTGGGATTGATTGTTTCACCTGTTTGGGTCTTGATTTATGAAGGGCTTGCCGTGATTAGTTTGCTGATTGTGCCTTTCGGTTTGATCCCAATAACTGTTTTTGGACTTAGTTGGTTGCTTTATTGGGGACTTAATCCTAAAGTTACGTTGATGGGACATCAACTTCAACGCGTTGGGGTCACCACAATGAGTTTGAGCAATGGTGTGGTTCTCAGCGGGCTAGTGCTAGTCGTGATATTACTGGCAAGTACGGCGTTTCTATTGACGCGCCATTCGACGCAAGTGGCTTCACCACAAGTTCGCCCAGATCAACGTGGCAAACGAATCGTGAGGTATCGGTGGCAACAGTTATTGGTTTTACCAGTTGGCGTCTTAATTCCCGGTGATTGGTTGCATTCGACGCTTAGTTGGTGGCCCGTTTTTCAAGTGGGTCATCAAAGCTTCGGCCTACTCTTGTTGCCGTTATTACTTGGCATGAGTGCGCAAGTTTATAAGCAAACGCCATCCGTGGCGTGGCACCGTTTGGCGACGCGCTATGGTAGTGTGGCGTTAATCGGGCTGGTTATGGTCATTGGGGCTAAGTTAGTCACACTAAGCCCACAATGGGGTGTTGGATTGATTGGTGGCGTAGTGGTTTTAGTTTGGCTGAGTTTAGCACAACATCGCTATCATGATCGGCACCAACAATTTTGGTTTTCAGATACTGACCAAGGCGTGCGTGTGATTGGCTTACGGCGTCACACGCCTGCTGATAAACTTAATTTGAAGGTTGGCGATATTATTTTAGAATGTAATCGCCAACCTGTGCATACTGAGACGCAATTTTATGCAGCATTATTAAAGAATCCAACCTATGTTCACTTGAAAGTACGCAATGGACAACAAGAATTAATTATAACTGAAACGGCGATTTATAATGGGGCTCCACATGAGTTAGGGATTGTGTTATTCACTGATCAGGAGGATTAA
- a CDS encoding response regulator transcription factor, giving the protein MDKILVVDDEPAIVTLLSYNLKQAGYEVVTATDGAAALALGMQQPFTCILLDLMLPKLDGMEVTKRLRQEKIQTPIIIVTAKSDEFDKVFGLELGADDYITKPFSPREVLARIKAVIRRMTPPDKPATVPISAAPTSRSMTTIGELQIDQDKYRVTRNGENISVTPKEFELLVYFIEREGRVLSREAILNHVWGYDYASETRIVDIHISHLREKIELDPKNPQLIRTVRGFGYEFVGDEHA; this is encoded by the coding sequence ATGGATAAGATTTTAGTGGTAGATGATGAACCAGCAATTGTCACGTTATTATCATATAACTTAAAACAAGCTGGTTATGAAGTTGTGACGGCCACCGATGGGGCGGCGGCGTTAGCTTTGGGTATGCAACAACCGTTTACATGTATTTTATTAGATTTGATGTTGCCTAAATTAGACGGTATGGAAGTGACTAAGCGGTTGCGACAAGAGAAAATTCAGACGCCAATCATTATTGTCACGGCTAAAAGTGATGAATTTGATAAAGTATTTGGTTTGGAATTAGGTGCAGATGATTATATCACGAAGCCGTTTTCACCACGGGAAGTGTTGGCCCGAATTAAAGCAGTGATTCGGCGGATGACACCACCTGATAAGCCGGCAACCGTTCCGATATCTGCGGCACCGACCAGTCGATCGATGACGACTATTGGTGAATTGCAAATTGACCAAGATAAGTATCGGGTGACGCGCAATGGTGAAAATATTAGTGTGACCCCCAAAGAGTTTGAATTACTAGTTTATTTTATTGAACGAGAGGGTCGGGTGCTCAGTCGCGAAGCCATTTTGAATCACGTCTGGGGCTATGATTATGCGAGCGAAACCAGAATTGTGGATATTCATATTTCACATTTACGAGAAAAAATTGAACTAGATCCAAAAAATCCACAATTAATCCGCACGGTGCGTGGTTTTGGCTACGAGTTCGTTGGTGATGAGCATGCATAA